TGCGCATAAAAAGGCCCGCCTCCGAAGAAGCGGGCCAAGAGAGTACCGTTTCTATTTCAATTAGAAGTAGAAGCGGAAACCGAAGCGAACATCACGCGGTCCCTGGAATTCATTTGCCAGGCCATACGTGTTGAGTGTGCGGCTCGCCAGAGCAGTATTCGGGCTGTTGATGTAATTCAGAACGAACTGGCGGATACCCGGGCCATTGAAAATGGTCTGGAATACTGCCGCTTCCGTGCCGCAGGTCGTACAACCGGCTGCCGCCGTGCTTAGCGTAGCAGCGGTAAAGTTCACCGAGCTAATGTTTGTCTGCACGCCGGTAACATTTTTTTCATCGAAGAGATTGCGGAAATCAACAAACGCTTCGAGCGTGTAGCGAGCATCACGACCAAATTTGTAACGGTGATTGATCGAAAGATCGGTCTCCGTAAACATTTCCGTACGGCCGAGGTCGCCGCGTCCGTTAAGGATCGTGGTGCCCAGGCTGTACAGGTTGTAGATGGTCGTGAGCGGCGTACCCGACTGGACCACAGTGAAGGCCGAAACTGACGTCCTGTGGATGTTGTTGTTCTTCCAGTCGAACGTGTAGCCGCCGTATGCCTTGAAGACATGCGGGCGATCCGTAGCGAGAAGTCCGTTGTCAGGATCTCCGTCCGCGGTAAAGCCGAGGGGCGGAAGGTCGAAGAAACGGTTCACGTTCGGGCTCGTACGTCCTGCTTCATCAGAGCTGGCCAGACCGGAGTAGTTTCCGAAGAGACGGCTCCAAGTGTAGCTGCCGCTGAAGAAGTATTTCGTAGCACGCCTGTCGAGGCGAACCTCGACCGCTTTGTAATCACGCTCTGCTTTCGGGCAGGGCAGATTTGCGGTTCGCGAAACTTCGCAAACGAGGCCGAAACCGGGGTTGCCGATGATGTAGGCTTCCGATCCCTGATCGTTGAATACGCCTACGTCCTCGATAGCACGGTCGATCTTCTTGTGGGTAAATCGGCCTGCGAGTACCGTCTGATTGCCGAGAGCACGCTCGACGCCGATGGTGTATTCGCTCTGGCGGGCGGCCTTGAGGTTCGGATCGATAGCACCCGTCTCAAAGATGTTTGCGCCCGCGAGGTTGGTCGCGATACGAAAATCGAACTGGCAGCGTGAAAGACCCGTCGGTGCAACGATCGGGCACTCTCCGCCGATAGGATCGGTGAACGATCCAAGGATGTTGGCACGCGTGTAGTTCGTGTAGGTCAGGCCCGTACCGTGGCCCGTGCCCATTTGAAAGACCTCAAAGAAATCACGACGGAAGAAATCACCGCCGAATGAACCGCGGGGCAGTTCATATTTGAAGCGGTCATAGAACCAGCCGTAGTTACCAAAGAGTTTCGTCTTGCCGTCACCGGTAAGGTCAAAAGCTACGCCGATACGCGGGCTGATCTTGTCGCCCCAGCCGAATTCGATAGCATTCGAACCGGTGGTACCGAAGTTCGGGACGATCTCTTTCTCAATACGGAGGCCCGGATTGATGGTCAGGCGGTTCGCGATGGTCCAGCTGTCCTGAACGAACAGTGCCTGGCTGTCGCTGCTTGCTTCACCGACAGTACCGAAACGGGTCATGAGGCCCGATCCTGAATTGCCCGGAGTGGCAGGAACACCCGCCAACGCGGTGATCGTTCGGTCATAGAACATCTGGATGATGCCCAGGTCCTTATAACCGCGATCCACCGTATTGAACAGCCTATTCATCTGATAACCAAATTTGAAGTTATGGCGACCGCCAAAGTTGATACCAACGGCACTTGCGTCGATATCGTAGGTTTCACGCGTCGAAACGTCGTAGTTGACCTGCGAGTTGCTGGCTACGTTCTGGAAGCCCTGGGTGCAGCCTGCCTGAGCGGGCGTGATCGGTCCGAGAGCACTACAGATGTAGCGGGTAACGCGAGGAATGAAATACGAGCTGAGCTTCTCATTGAGGAAGCTGCGGCCGACGCGTCCGTTGATGATCCAGTTGTTCGTGGGGTTCCACGTTCCCTGGAAGTTGAACGCGTTAGCATTCTGGCGTCCGCCCTGACGGCTCAGAAGTTCCGGGCCGGTAAGCGTGCCGATGCTGCCGCCGAAGTTAACGGACTGTGCTGCACCGCCGTAGCCTTCGGTCGTACCCGGAAGCAGGCCTTTCTGATAGACCGGATTCCAGAGGAACGTTCCAAAGAAACGGAGACGCTGCGTCGGCTGTGCATCGACGCGGACAAAGAAATCTTCCTGGACGACCTTGTTGCTGTAGGTGAGCTGATTGATCACCGCACGGCCGCTCGGGTTCGCTGTCGAGTTGCCCGAGATGGTGTTCGTGTAGTAGTCGATCACACGGGTCGTCTCAAAGATCTGCGGTGTGTAAGCAGCCGAAAACCACATCTTATCCTTAAAGATCGGGCCGCTGAAACGAGCGACAGGGAACCAATCAACGCCGCCGTCATTCGGGAGCGTCAGATAGGTCGTGTTGCCCGGTGTGTTCGAAACACCGCCTGCCGTGAAAGCGGAAAGGGCCGGCCTGCGGTCTGCCTGGAGCTTGCCCGGGCGTAACGACATTCCGAAATTTCCCTGCCACTGGTTGTTTCCGCCCGCGGTCACAACGTTGATAACGCCGCCTGTGGCGCCGCCGTATTCAGCTTCGTAGCCGGTGGATTTCACCTGTACTTCCTGGATGATCTCGAACGGAAGGTTGAAGTTCGTATCCAGAACGCCGGTACGGAAGTTGGTAACTTCCTGGCCGTCGATAATGAAAACGTTCTCAGATCCCGAAGCACCGTCGATCTGGAAACCGCCGCCGCGGGGTTCCGGGCGGACGTTCGGAGCAACCTTGAGAAGCGATGCGAAGGTAACGCCTGACGGCAGATCTTCGTAGAGCTTTTTGCCAATGTTGCTGTCGATCTTGGTATCCGTCGGGTCGACCGTCACGTTGCTATCGGCAATGACGTCAACGACGGTCTCGCCGCCGCCGACCGTCAGCTGAAAGTTAGCTGCGATGGTCGAATCGATCGAGACGGCAACGTCACGCTTTGCACCGGCAAAGCCTGAAGCGGCCACCGTGACCGAATAGGTGCCCGGAGGCACTTGGCCAAACTGAAAGTATCCGTTTCCGTCCGTAGTGGTCGTGCGGGTAAAGCCGGCGGTAGTACCGGTGCTCTTCGCCGTGACGGTAGCTCCCGTCACAACCGCGCCATTCGGGTCGGTAATGGTACCTTCAATGTTTCCCGAGGTCCTCTGGCCAAATGCAAATGCTGCGAAGCAAAGCATGAGCGAGAGAGCCCCGGTCATAAATTTGAAGTTTTTAGTCATTCTTTTATCTCCTAAAAGAGTGTAAGTCCTAACATTTTGTCGCCGCTTACGATGTCTCGTGACAGTGGGCGAACAGCGCAAAAGATTGCAGACATATTTTCGCAAATATCGAGCCACAATGCGGCGTTATTTGCGTGCATCTGCAAAGCATTGAGAATAAGGGGTTTAGGGGAGCGGGAGAGGCTGACTAGATGCTAGCACGTCGGAACCTGAGGGCAAAATAGGATGAATATTTGGAGTTTATTCAGATATCTGGATTTCGCCCTGCCGTATATTAGAGCAGCGAAAAGAGGTGTCCCATCTTTTCCTTCTTTGTTTTCAGATAGTTAACGGCAGGTTCCTTCGCTTCGATCTCGATGGGAACGCGCTCTACAAAGTTGAGCCCTGCGGCTTCGAGAGCGGCTATTTTGTCGGGGTTGTTCGAGATCACTCGGACCTTGCAGAGGCCCAGATCATAGAGAATTTCCGCACATTCGCGGTATTCGCGGGCGTCCGCCTTAAAGCCCAGGCGTTCGTTGGCTTCGATCGTGTCAGCACCTTCGTCCTGCAGTGCGTAGGCCCGGATCTTGTTGATTATACCGATGCCGCGGCCTTCCTGCTGCTGATAGACGACCGCTCCGCGGCCTTCTTCCTCGATCATTTCCATGGTGCGGCGAAGCTGCGGTCCGCAGTCGCACTTGATGGAGCCGAACACATCGCCGGTCAGGCACTGCGAATGAATGCGGACCAGCGTCGGCGTTTCGCGGTCCAATTTGCCTTTATACAGAACGACGTACTCTTCACCTGTGACGGCCGATCTGTAGCCCGCTATCCGAAATTCACCGATCTGCGTCGGCAGGCTCGCGTCGGCGACACGCTCGACAGTGGTCGGGCGTTTGTCTCCGTCAAGGTCATCGACGGCGTGGATTGTGGTCGAAGCGTCTGTCATCAAAAGGTCGAACATAAAAGTATAACTCTACCGGTATAAAATTAGAACCGTGTTTTTATTCGCCTGCTTCCAAATATCGGATTTAGCGGCGCCCATATAAATTTTCATACGAATTTACGCGGCTGCAGGTTCGAGCGGCGAAAGTGTTCCGCCTTCATCATTGTCCGAGTATTGCAGCTGATACAACCGCCAGTAGAGTCCGCGTTCGCGGAGTAGTTCGGCGTGGGTTCCCATCTCGCGGATCTCGCCGTGATGCAGAACGATGATGCGGGAACATTTTTGAATGGTGGAAAGACGATGTGCGACGACAAGCGACGTGCGTTCCGCCATCACGCGGGCGACGGCCCTCTGAATGAGTTGTTCGGTTTCCGTGTCGATGGAACTTGTCGCTTCGTCAAGGATCAGAATACGCGGGTCGAATGCCAGCGCGCGTGCGAACGACACCAGCTGCTTTTGTCCGACGGAAAGCCCGGCACCGCGTTCGCGCACAACCGCAGAATAGCCGCCGTCGAGCTTATTGATGAATTCATCTGCCCGCACCTCGCCTGCCGCCCATCGGACACGCTCGTCGGCGATGTCAGTATTCCCGAGCCGGATGTTGTCCTCAATTGAGCCGCTGAACAAAAAGACGTCCTGAAGCACGACCGCGAAATTTGACCGGAGCGACGGAAGGTCCCATTCGCGAATATCGACGCCGTCGATCAGAATGTTGCCCCTCTGAATGTCGTACAGCCGCATCAGCAGATTTGTAACGGTCGTTTTACCTGAGCCGGTGTGGCCGACGAGTGCTATACTTTCGCCGGGCTCGACCTTGAAGGACACATCTTTAAGTATCCAATCCTCGTCCTTGTATGCGAACCAGACGTTGCGAAATTCGATCCTGCCCGCCGTTCTGCCGCTGATGCGTGCAGTTTCCGGCGGCGTGATGAGGACTTCGCGGTCGAGCAGTTGGAAAATTCGATGAGCCGCTACGATCGCCGCCTGCAGCACATTGAACTTGTCGGAGAGGTCACGTATCGGCTGAAAAAGCTGCAGCGAATATTGTATAAATGCTGCCAAAATGCCGACCGTCAGAGCACTGCCGGCGGCCGAAATTCCGGCGACGTGATCAAAACCGTATGCGAAAATAATGGCCGCTATGCCGATGGCGCTGATCAGATCGACGAGCGGAAAAAAGACCGCGTAATAGAAGATGGTCTCGATATTCGCGTTGCGGTAATCATCATTGATCGCCCTGAATCGTCCGCGGGCACGGCCCTCAGCATTAAACAACTGCACGGTCTGAGCGCCGGAAATATACTCCTGCAAAAATGCATTGAGCCGGGCGTTGCGCGTCCTTACGCGGTCAAATCCGCGGCGTGCGTGTTTGCGGAACCAATTCGTTGCGGCGAACAGCAGCGGCACTGTTATGAGTGAAACGAGAGCGAGCCGCCAATCGAGCCAGAACATTATCCCGACGATGGCGAATATGATGACGAGATCGCCCAAAACATCTATCACGCCGGAGGTGAAAAGTTCGTTCAGCGAATCGACGTCGCTGGTCAGCCGCGTGATGATGCGGCCGACAGGATTGCTGTCGAAATACGCAAGTTCCTGCCGTTGGAGCTTTTCAAATATCTCCGAACGTATGTCCAGCATCACGCGCTGGCCGACGGCATTCAGCAGGACCTCCTGAACGTAAGAGAAAACGAACCGAAGCAGAAAGACGCCGAAAAATGCGAGAGCGAAAAGCCAAATGCCGTCGGTAACACGCGGCGTGATGTAATCATCGACCGCCATTTTCGTGAAATACGGCTGCGTGCTGATCAGAACATTTGTGAGAAATGTCAGCACCAAGGCTATGACCGCAGTAGGCCAATAACGCAGCAAATACCGCAGCAGACGGCGAGCGATCCGCAGATCGTACGTCTTGCCGATGGCTTCTTCTTCGTGGTAACCGGTGACCGCTTCGGACATCGTGAACAAAAGAGAATTCTAGACCTCACAAGTCCGAGCGGCAATGTTGACAAAAATGTAATGATTTGGTCTTCTAGTATTTCGCCCATTTTTGCGGGCAGGTAAAACGATGCCGAAGATCGCGGACATACAGGAAACGCCGAACCCGAATGCGGTTAAATTCATTCTGAAGGAACCCGTTTCATACGGGACATCGCATTCGTTCAAAACGGCCGATTCCGCAAAAGATGATAAGTTTGCGAACTCGATATTCGAGGTCGGCAACGTGGTTTCCGTCTTTTACATGGACAAAATGGTCACCGTGGAAAAGACCGACGATGCCGAATGGGACGAGATCCTGCCGGAACTTGCCGTACCTATACGTGCGGCTGACGCTGTGACCTCATCAAACGGAAATCGTGCAGCCGCCGCTGCTGTCGGCGGTGCGATCGCTGCCGCGGCATCAGACGACCCGGTTCTGGCAGAGATCAACGACCTGCTCGACGACCGCATTCGCCCATACCTTGCCAGCGACGGCGGTTGGCTCGAAGTTCTCGGCCTCGAGGACAACACGCTGCGTATCCGATACGAAGGAGCGTGCGGCAGCTGCCCCAGTTCTCTGACCGGAACGCTGATGGCCATCGAAAATATGATCCGCGAAGAGATACACCCCGACATCACGGTCATCGCGGTTTAGCCGCTTTTCCTCACTGCGTTCAACAAATTTTATTTTATTGATTCTCAAGTATTTCTTGACATTTCGGGACGTTATTGCCGATAATGAGGTTTGATGGCGCGGTGTGCCGATCGCAGCCATATCCACCGGGAATTTCCCTACAACGGATCCGCCGCCACTTTTTCTTGCCGACTTTTGTATTTTTGTCTCTAAATTTTACGGAGGACTTACTGAGTGAATAGCGAAGAACTCGAATTAAGCCTAAGGACGGAGTTTGAGAACTACCTTAAGGGCGTCCTGAATGAAATGAAGCAGGAAGCCCGGGAATTTCAGTCCAAGATCGAGGCTGAATTTGATAAACACCGTGCTCAGATCGACGAAGCTTTTGCCGCATTCTCTGCCCGAATGGACAGCGAAAGCCACTTTGACGAAGCATTTATCGGCTCGGTCAGCGAACACCTGCGGCTTGCCCGCGATGAAGGTGCAAAGATCACCGCGACCGCTTTTGCCGAGGCTGAGAAGCTGCAGGAAGAGACCGCTTCGGCTGTGAGCTTTGAGAATCTCCGCGATGCGATAGCCGATATCAGCACAAAAGATTCCCAGTCCTCCATTTTGAAAGCGCTGATCGACCACGTCGCTCAATTTGCTCCCCGCGGTGCGTTTTTCATCGTCAAGAATGAGCATTTCGTCGGATGGAAGGTCTTCGGTGCGGATGCTGATTCTGCAGAGGAATCGGTTCGCGAGATACATTTCCCGATCGTTGCGGATTCCGTATTGGGCGAAGCGATCCGTCAGGGCACGACGGTTGACAGCGCAGCCGGTGCACATCCCAGCGATGCGGCCTTTTTGGACCCGCTGGAATACGGCCGTCCGGACCGTATGTATGCGATCCCATTGGTCGCAAAAGGCAAAGGCGTTGCAGTGTTGTACGCTGATTATGGACAGGAAGGAGCTTTCCTGAACCGCGAGGCTCTCGAAACGCTCGTCCGCATCGCGGGAATGACCGTAGAACTCATTGCCGCCGGCACTGCTGTTCAGCGTGCGTATGACCCTCAGGCGGATCTCGATACGTCCCCGCACGAAGATCAGCCTCAGTATACCGATGTTGAGACGCATGAGGCCGGGCCTGCCGCTGAGACCGGATCTGAATATTCCGGCTTCGACCGGCCGTCACAAGTTGAGACCGTTTACGAAGAACCGGCCCCGGAGCCCGCAGCGGCAACCTCTTATTCCGAGGAGCCTGCTTACACCGAACAAGCCGGGGAAAGCCCTTTTGGAGAGGCTCAGGTGGAAACGCCGTTCACAACGGCATCCGAACAAGAGCAGGAAAAGGAACCGGCGTATTCTGCACAGCCGTTCGAGGATACGACCACAGCGTCGACAGAGTTTGATTCGTATCAGTTTGAAAGCGGAGCGGAAGAGTCTTCAAATGAAGGAGCGCCGTCAACTGAAGGAGCTATCGTTTACGATGCGCCGGTACCGTTCGAACCTTCAGCTCCGATCGGATCGCCGTTCGAAGCACCAGCCCACGAGTATGTTCCCGAACCCGAGCCGCAGCCCGAACCGGCAGTGGTACACGACGCGGCGCCCGCATATCAGCCGATGGGCGAACCTGCTGTCGAAACGGTCGCTCCGGGTGTTTCGTCGGTTCCGCGGTCACGGCTCAGTGATCGCAATGTTGACCTGCCGATCGAGGTTCCCGAAGAGGAAAGACGCCTGCACAATGACGCACGCCGTTTTGCCAGGCTGCTGGTTTCTGAGATAAAGCTCTACAACGAAAAGAAGGTGCTCGAAGGCCGCGATGCAAACGACCTTTATGACCGGTTGAAAGAGGCGATAGACCGTTCACGCGAGATGTACGACAAACGCGTACAGCCGCCGGTCGCCGCGAAATTTGACTATTTCCACTATGAACTCGTTAATGCGCTGGCGGACGGCGACCAAGGTCGGCTTGGTGCTTCCTATCCGGGCGGCCGGTAGAGTTCGGTTGTTCTTGAATTGGAACAGGCTGCCTTTCGGCAGCCTTTTTTAGTTATGGTTCTAGTTCTCGCGTTCCGAAGGGAAAACAGGCCGAGAGGCGTCAGGGCGATCTGGCGAGGTGTGCCGGTGGGTTATCTTCCATTCCTTGCCGACGAGTTTGTAGATCAGCGTCATACGGCCGGCGGCCGATTCGGGCTTGCCGTCATTTTCCTGCTGCTGCGTCCATTTGCACGATACGTAGGCGAAATTCTTGCCCAGCATCTCGACGCGAACTCCGGTCACCTCGAGCGTTACATTTGTTATCTTCGCATACGACGACTCGACGTTGCTCCGTACGTTCTCCCAGCCGATGGTGGCCGTGCCGTTGTTGTTGAAAATAAGCAGGCGGTCGCTCTTTTCGTACGACGACATCACCTTTTCAGCGTCAACCTGCCGGATGCCTTCGATCAGGCGGTCGAAAGCCTCGCGGACCTGCTTCGCCGGGTCCGGTGTGCCGCCGCCGGCCCGTTGGCCGTACGAAGTGAACGAAAGAGCAAACACCGTAAAAACAATAGCTGCGATCTTGATCATAAAATTCCTCTGAGAGCTTTCACGCCCTTCACACTTCTTGTGTTCCTAATCTATCAAATTTCGCCCATTTTCGGTGCGCACTATTTGGTGTTCGCTAGGGGAAGCCAATATACGATTTAGGCTATAAAAACTTATCGAAGACCAACAAAATGCGATATTTCGCGGTTTTTCATCATCAAAGATTGCGGTACGGCATTTGCACCTATACGGGTAGAACTGCCGGTCAGCGAAAAGTTGCCCTTTCGACCGGAACCGGCGGACAACGAAAAATTGGTAAGGCGAGGTTCTAAAATGACGAAAATCAGAACATATTTTTTGATCACGGCCGCGGTCATACTCGCGGCAGCGGGAGTGCGGGCCGAGGTTTACGGTCCCGTTGTTGACGATTATAGGCCGGATGTTGACGCAAAGGTCGCCAGGGCAAGTTTCATCAGCGGCGAGGCAAAGCTGAAGCGTGCCGAAAGCGACGTCTGGGAAGAGGTGACGCTGAATCTGCCGATCGTCGAGGGCGACGAGATAGCAACATCACAAGGCACGCGGCTGGAGATACAGTTTGACAACGAACGGCATATGCGGCTCGGCGAGAACTCGCTTGCCACCATAATGACGTTCCGCGAAGACGGCGTAGCTATCAGCCTGCTGCAGGGTTCGATGAACCTTCGCATAGCGCGTTTTGAGAGCGAAGGGCCGTATTTTGAGGTCGATGCGCCGCGGACGACCGTGGCTGTCCGCTCGGCCGGCAGTTATCGCATCGACGCACTGCCGGGCAGCAATGAGGTCATCGTCGCGACGACCGACGGCGGCGAGGCCCGAGTTTATTCCGAGACCGCAGGTTTCATTCTCCGCGACGGACGCCGGGCACGTATCTTTCTGGCAGGCTCATCCGCAGGCGAGTGGGAAACGGCCGTAGCGTCGAGATTCATTGACGATTTTGACCGCTGGGCGGCAGACCGTGACCGCAACATTGCTCAGAGCCTCCGCACGGCACATTACGGGCAGTATTACGACGACGACATCTATGGTGCCGACGATCTGACAGACTACGGCCAGTGGACCAACCTTTCGGGCTACGGCTATGTGTGGCAGCCCTATTCGACCTCGATCAGCCAATACAGCAACTGGTCGCCGTATCGTTACGGACATTGGCGTTGGATGAGTCCTTACGGTTGGGTTTGGGTAAATGACGAGCCTTGGGGCTGGGCCACGTACCATCACGGCCGCTGGTTCCACCACCGCGGGCGTTGGTACTGGTCACCGTACAGCTCGCACCGCACGGGCCGAAGCTGGTGGTATCCGGCATTGGTCGTGATGACGTATTACGGCAACAATCTTTGCTGGTATCCGCTGCCGTACCATTACTCGTTCTACAACTACAATTACTACTTCATTCGTACGGGCAGGATCCGCCACGGAGGGATCAAGAATCCGAAAGAGCCGCAGGCACCGAACTTGCCGCCGTGGACGCCTCCCGTCGCGGGAACTCTGCCGACAGACAAGGCAGGTGCCGGAATTGCCAGGAACCCGAGGACGGACGATATCGTTCCCACAACCGGCGTGGTGACAACGAATGCAGCGTCGTTCGGCATAAAGCAGCCGGCCGCACAGGCACCGCAGAATGTCGCTAAGGCTGTACTTTCCCGCTCGCCATCGGAGATCGTTCCGCCGCCACTGCCGACATTTGACGGTCAGCGTGCCGGCTCGCCGAGCAGCGTGATCAGGCAGCGTCCGCAGATCAGCGATGACGTGTTCACAAAACGCACCGGAGCGGCGCCGCGGACCGATATCAGGCCGCTCGATGCCGATCTGCAGAAAACGCGGATCCAAGGCGGGCGTACGCCTGCAACGACCGTGCAAACGCCGGGCATCGTTCCTCCGCGGACAGGTGCCGTCGACAGGCCGCGTAATCCTTCGCCGCCAACGGTAACGGCACCGGTGAAACAGCCGCCTGTGGTATCTACACCGCCCACGTCGCGGCAGCCCGTTCGGACGCAGCCGTCAGTACGCGACGATGCCCCGACCGTAAGGCCGCCCGTTCGAAGCGAGCCGCCGCCGGTTCGCACCCCGCCGCCCACGCAGCGTGAGCAGCCGACGGTAAGGACACCTCCGCCGGTGAGGACACCTCCGCCGACACGCAGCGAGCCTCCTCCGGTCCGCACGCCTCCGCCCACGCGGAGCAATCCGCCCGCGACCAAGGCTCCACCGCCAAAGCCGCGTGAGGAATCAAAACCCGCACCGCCGCCGGCAAGCCGCCCTAAGGCAAAAGAGGACAGCGAATAGAGGGGGCAATAAAATGAAAGAGCCGCCTGCAAATGCAGGCGGCCTTTTTCTATTGAGACGAATTATTGTCGGATGAATTTCGCCCGGTCGATCTTTTGCGGGTCGCCCACGACGACGAAGCGAATATTACGCATGTATTTCCTAGCGGCGTCGCGAACCTGAACAGGCGTTACACGCTGGACGCTTTCCACAAAGTTGAACGAATTTCGCCAGCCGCCGCCGATCAGTTCATAGATTGCGAGGTCGCGTGCCTGTGCGCCGTTGGTCTCTTGGCCGATCAGAAACGTCGTCAGAAAATGGCCGCCGACCGCTGATATCTCACGCGGATCGACAAGCGTCGTTTTCAGGTCCTCGATCTCGTCCAGCATCAGCGAGACAGCCTGATTCGCATCGACCGCAGTTACATAGATCGAGCCCGTATTTGCTGCCAGGCTTCCCATGTCGGCATTGGGAGCATAGGAAAGATTGCGTTTTACACGCACTTCTTCAAAGACGCGTTCGCGGAGAAGGTTGGTCGCGACGCGCATCGCGGCGAAATCCGGATCGCTGGGCGACGGTGCGGCATAGAGGCCGTTCACATAGTTCGTAGGAAGGTCGCGCCGCTGGATGTCGAGCGTCGGCTTTTCAAAGTCGAGTTTTGGGACGGGCGGCAGCTGAAAATTGCCCTTTGGAAGTTTGCCGAACGAGGCCGAAACGGCTGATCTGACGCTGTTCGGTTCGAGATCGCCGACGATCACAAGCAGCATTCGCGAAGTTTCCATCAGCTTGGCGTGATATGCGCGCAGGTCCTCTGCCTTATATCGGCTGATGCTTTCGATGGTGCCGTTCGGGTCGCTGCCGTAAGCTGACGGGAATAGTATTGTCCTGTCTGTCAGGCCCTGCAATTGACTGTCGGGATCGTCATCGCGGCCCTGCAGGCCGGACAGTATCTTTGACCGCGTCAGATCGACATCACGCGGGTCGAACGCGGGATTCAGAGCAATGTCCGTGAAAATATCCCAATTCCGCTCAAAATGTTCTCGTGTGGACGCAAGCGCCATCAGGCTGTAATCGTAGTTGGAACCCGCACTTATCGTGCTGCCTGTGCCCGCCAGGTCTCGGCGCAGAACGGCTCGCGGATATTTCCGGCTGCCCTCTGCCGCGACGGTGAGTGTAAAGCTCTCAAGCCCTGCACTGTCTTTCGGCAGGACGCGTGTTCCGCCGCGAAAGAACAACCCTGCCGCGACGGTCATGCTGCCCGGACGGCGTTTGAAGAGCACCTTGAGGCCGTTAACTTCAAATTCGGTAACGAGCGACTGCTGATCGGAGATCGCCACGCGTGCCGGCTGTGCCGCCGCGAACGAGGCCAGAAAAAGCACAAGGACGCCTGCCCAAGCGGTACTGAATTGAAAACGTGAAATTGAGTTTCTGTGCATTATCTTATTTTCCGATCAGGTCGGCGGCGGTCAGGCCTGCTTGTCTTTGTGCGTCCGAAGAGATGAGTGCGACGGTGATGTGCGGCTTTCCTTTGATATAGGTGCGGACGTATCGGTTGATGTCGGCACGAGTGGTCGCCCGCAGCATCTGATGATAGCCGCGGAAATATTCGATGCCGGTCGAGCTCCACCAAAAGCTGAGCGTGTGCGCGTATTCGCTGAGCTTTTCGCGTTCGAAAAGGTCGCGCGATTCCAGGATGGTCTTGGCGTTCGAAAGCTCAGTATCGGTGTAGTAATTCGCTTGGTCGAACGCCGCAACCTCAGCATACGCAGCATTTAAGGCAGCTTTTGCTTTGTCCGGCGTGGTCACGAGCGTCAGGACGATCGGCCCGACGTTTCGCTGAGTGTAATAGCCGATCTCAGCCCCGACGGCGAGCCCCGAATCGACCAAATTCCGCTGAAAACGCGAATCGGGCTGAGTCAATATATACGAGAAAACGTCAGCCGCATATGTTGCTTCGTCGTCCTTGCCGATCGACGGGCCGTGCCAGCCGATCTGCATCAGGACGTTCTGGACGGGCTGTTCGACGATGTAGCCGGCGCTCTTTTCGATCGCCGGATGCTCGACCATCGGAAATTCGTCAAACGGGTTGCGTTCACGCTTTTTCCAGTCGCCGAACATCTGTTCGACGAGGCGAAAGACCTC
This sequence is a window from Acidobacteriota bacterium. Protein-coding genes within it:
- a CDS encoding TonB-dependent receptor is translated as MTKNFKFMTGALSLMLCFAAFAFGQRTSGNIEGTITDPNGAVVTGATVTAKSTGTTAGFTRTTTTDGNGYFQFGQVPPGTYSVTVAASGFAGAKRDVAVSIDSTIAANFQLTVGGGETVVDVIADSNVTVDPTDTKIDSNIGKKLYEDLPSGVTFASLLKVAPNVRPEPRGGGFQIDGASGSENVFIIDGQEVTNFRTGVLDTNFNLPFEIIQEVQVKSTGYEAEYGGATGGVINVVTAGGNNQWQGNFGMSLRPGKLQADRRPALSAFTAGGVSNTPGNTTYLTLPNDGGVDWFPVARFSGPIFKDKMWFSAAYTPQIFETTRVIDYYTNTISGNSTANPSGRAVINQLTYSNKVVQEDFFVRVDAQPTQRLRFFGTFLWNPVYQKGLLPGTTEGYGGAAQSVNFGGSIGTLTGPELLSRQGGRQNANAFNFQGTWNPTNNWIINGRVGRSFLNEKLSSYFIPRVTRYICSALGPITPAQAGCTQGFQNVASNSQVNYDVSTRETYDIDASAVGINFGGRHNFKFGYQMNRLFNTVDRGYKDLGIIQMFYDRTITALAGVPATPGNSGSGLMTRFGTVGEASSDSQALFVQDSWTIANRLTINPGLRIEKEIVPNFGTTGSNAIEFGWGDKISPRIGVAFDLTGDGKTKLFGNYGWFYDRFKYELPRGSFGGDFFRRDFFEVFQMGTGHGTGLTYTNYTRANILGSFTDPIGGECPIVAPTGLSRCQFDFRIATNLAGANIFETGAIDPNLKAARQSEYTIGVERALGNQTVLAGRFTHKKIDRAIEDVGVFNDQGSEAYIIGNPGFGLVCEVSRTANLPCPKAERDYKAVEVRLDRRATKYFFSGSYTWSRLFGNYSGLASSDEAGRTSPNVNRFFDLPPLGFTADGDPDNGLLATDRPHVFKAYGGYTFDWKNNNIHRTSVSAFTVVQSGTPLTTIYNLYSLGTTILNGRGDLGRTEMFTETDLSINHRYKFGRDARYTLEAFVDFRNLFDEKNVTGVQTNISSVNFTAATLSTAAAGCTTCGTEAAVFQTIFNGPGIRQFVLNYINSPNTALASRTLNTYGLANEFQGPRDVRFGFRFYF
- the ribA gene encoding GTP cyclohydrolase II, which codes for MTDASTTIHAVDDLDGDKRPTTVERVADASLPTQIGEFRIAGYRSAVTGEEYVVLYKGKLDRETPTLVRIHSQCLTGDVFGSIKCDCGPQLRRTMEMIEEEGRGAVVYQQQEGRGIGIINKIRAYALQDEGADTIEANERLGFKADAREYRECAEILYDLGLCKVRVISNNPDKIAALEAAGLNFVERVPIEIEAKEPAVNYLKTKKEKMGHLFSLL
- a CDS encoding ABC transporter ATP-binding protein — translated: MSEAVTGYHEEEAIGKTYDLRIARRLLRYLLRYWPTAVIALVLTFLTNVLISTQPYFTKMAVDDYITPRVTDGIWLFALAFFGVFLLRFVFSYVQEVLLNAVGQRVMLDIRSEIFEKLQRQELAYFDSNPVGRIITRLTSDVDSLNELFTSGVIDVLGDLVIIFAIVGIMFWLDWRLALVSLITVPLLFAATNWFRKHARRGFDRVRTRNARLNAFLQEYISGAQTVQLFNAEGRARGRFRAINDDYRNANIETIFYYAVFFPLVDLISAIGIAAIIFAYGFDHVAGISAAGSALTVGILAAFIQYSLQLFQPIRDLSDKFNVLQAAIVAAHRIFQLLDREVLITPPETARISGRTAGRIEFRNVWFAYKDEDWILKDVSFKVEPGESIALVGHTGSGKTTVTNLLMRLYDIQRGNILIDGVDIREWDLPSLRSNFAVVLQDVFLFSGSIEDNIRLGNTDIADERVRWAAGEVRADEFINKLDGGYSAVVRERGAGLSVGQKQLVSFARALAFDPRILILDEATSSIDTETEQLIQRAVARVMAERTSLVVAHRLSTIQKCSRIIVLHHGEIREMGTHAELLRERGLYWRLYQLQYSDNDEGGTLSPLEPAAA
- a CDS encoding NifU family protein; translation: MPKIADIQETPNPNAVKFILKEPVSYGTSHSFKTADSAKDDKFANSIFEVGNVVSVFYMDKMVTVEKTDDAEWDEILPELAVPIRAADAVTSSNGNRAAAAAVGGAIAAAASDDPVLAEINDLLDDRIRPYLASDGGWLEVLGLEDNTLRIRYEGACGSCPSSLTGTLMAIENMIREEIHPDITVIAV